In the genome of Drosophila pseudoobscura strain MV-25-SWS-2005 chromosome 3, UCI_Dpse_MV25, whole genome shotgun sequence, one region contains:
- the LOC4804663 gene encoding protein FAM13A isoform X1, with protein sequence MTPRIITYFLCGMRHPTTGLNEDDLSRLTGSSSSTASCGSAVSDSSSSSSASSSSSAPKAAPTQCHEAAVAVRQQKSPERTKVSLASDAKKHLNSAAPQPKFNSTYLPEIINPLEWQKSSRKRKERLDSSSVFGQDRKLQRSNSEELLTDPAQGHAPSDPKTAAAHLLEAQCEVIRRVSSEDFERTASYANYCLEFEREQQSQGQSQPQEPEGGENNASLANLSIEVQIVQGSKERPRSETSPARQQREASDDSECEHERRRSSERFCKSRLPPGRKSGVTKKGSGSGGVGGKYLPSRRDEQSAYKYDLSALKYERRGFISSRKQQSQQQQSNSSSSASDHNDNNLIDFHQQQQQLQQQPSKRSSNISPTPTTSSSAGSDDTTPTPVKAKPPQHQQQQNPDLTSAQESLPWERGDEPAPVLSRRYAHSRPHVGGNIDAAAQLAKVMPYPQALPKQATSVQLHGCEDMDCLETMDAVRAFSSLENMRTRDVMQQVLPAMMVAFQTPEERLKAIGRRVTVLKKKLVQLEDALEQRLGYRPSQAERLNDKYVKNALAELSKLRKERHELKTDPIAALSLKLGGGGGAGGSGCQEAAMKLERMKATLAEIEQNLNEKRTNGHRSGQLEELTADQLVQEKTAVQHGLLYFENLYGHPINKEERDAARPLYDRYRQLKRLVARTVMFGTGTGVPELPTILEHEAMVFESTSTPLQYSSNNSTETTNSPSDSMAPNTLTQNASSDESTTTTTGPAAPAPATAAGSTESSSENISALSLDQLWEQLERVRDEKAVLKATIREYESLFEEQNGRKMLKQDRRSLETETYAQYKEKKGKVRLLQALIKKHIGH encoded by the exons ATGACGCCCAGAATTAttacatattttttg TGCGGCATGCGCCATCCCACAACTGGGCTGAACGAAGACGACCTGAGTCGTCTCACCGGTTCATCATCGTCTACCGCCTCGTGCGGCAGTGCAGTCTCAgattcatcttcatcatcgtcAGCCTCCTCGTCATCGTCCGCACCCAAGGCGGCCCCCACCCAGTGCCATGAGGCAGCAGTCGCTGTACGCCAGCAGAAGAGTCCCGAAAGGACCAAGGTTTCCTTGGCGTCGGATGCCAAGAAACATCTGAACAGCGCCGCCCCACAGCCAAAGTTCAACTCTACTTATCTCCCTGAGATCATCAATCCGCTGGAATGGCAGAAGTCATCCCGCAAGCGCAAGGAGCGCCTCGACAGCAGCTCTGTCTTTGGACAGGATCGCAAACTGCAGCGCAGCAACAGCGAGGAGCTTCTCACGGATCCAGCACAGGGCCACGCACCCAGCGACCCCAAGACAGCGGCCGCCCACCTGCTGGAGGCCCAATGCGAGGTCATTCGTCGCGTCTCGTCGGAGGACTTTGAGCGCACCGCCAGCTACGCCAACTACTGTCTGGAGTTTGAGCGCGAACAGCAGTCCCAGGGCCAGTCCCAGCCACAGGAGCCGGAGGGCGGCGAGAACAACGCATCGCTGGCCAATCTCTCGATTGAGGTCCAGATCGTTCAGGGATCCAAAGAGCGTCCGCGCTCGGAGACCAGTCCGGCCCGCCAGCAGCGGGAGGCCAGTGACGACAGCGAGTGCGAGCACGAGCGCCGAAGGAGCAGTGAACGCTTCTGTAAGTCCCGTCTGCCACCAGGCCGCAAATCCGGCGTCACCAAGAAGGGCAGCGGTAGCGGAGGAGTCGGAGGCAAGTATCTGCCCTCCAGGCGGGACGAGCAGAGCGCCTATAAGTACGACCTGTCCGCCCTGAAGTACGAGCGTCGCGGtttcatcagcagcaggaagcagcagtcgcaacagcaacagtccAACTCGTCTTCCTCCGCTTCCGATCACAACGACAACAATCTGATCGACttccaccagcaacagcaacagctccagcagcaaccTTCGAAGAGAAGCTCCAACATCtcgcccacacccacaacgAGCTCCTCGGCGGGCAGCGACGACACCACGCCCACACCCGTCAAGGCCAAGCCGccgcagcaccaacagcagcagaacccGGACCTCACATCGGCCCAGGAATCGTTGCCGTGGGAGCGTGGGGATGAGCCCGCCCCCGTGCTAAGCCGACGCTACGCTCACTCCCGACCCCACGTCGGCGGCAACATCGATGCAGCCGCCCAACTGGCCAAGGTGATGCCCTATCCGCAAGCGCTGCCCAAGCAAGCAACCAGCGTGCAGCTGCATGGCTGCGAGGATATGGACTGCCTGGAGACGATGGACGCGGTGCGCGCTTTCAGTTCGCTGGAGAACATGCGCACCCGCGACGTGATGCAGCAGGTGCTCCCCGCCATGATGGTGGCCTTCCAGACGCCGGAGGAGCGCCTCAAGGCCATCGGCCGACGGGTCACCGTGCTCAAGAAGAAGCTCGTCCAGTTGGAGGACGCACTCGAGCAGCGGCTCGGCTATCGCCCCTCGCAGGCAGAGCGCCTCAACGACAAGTACGTGAAGAACGCCTTGGCCGAGCTGAGCAAGCTGCGGAAGGAGCGACACGAGCTCAAGACTGATCCCATTGCTGCCCTCAGCCTCAAGCTGGGCGGAGGTGGCGGTGCCGGCGGCTCCGGGTGCCAGGAGGCGGCCATGAAGCTGGAGCGCATGAAGGCCACCCTCGCTGAAATCGAGCAG AATCTCAACGAGAAGCGCACCAATGGCCACCGCTCCGGGCAGCTGGAGGAACTGACCGCTGATCAACTGGTGCAGGAAAAGACCGCCGTCCAGCATGGTCTGCTGTATTTTGAGAATCTCTACGGCCATCCCATAAACAAGGAAGAGCGCGATGCGGCCCGGCCCCTGTACGATCGTTACCGTCAGCTGAAGCGTCTGGTTGCCCGCACTGTTATGTTCGGAACTGGCACTGGGGTGCCGGAGCTGCCCACCATCCTGGAGCACGAGGCTATGGTCTTCGAGTCGACCTCCACACCACTGCAGTATTCATCGAACAACAGCACAGAGACCACCAACTCACCCAGCGACTCGATGGCGCCAAATACCCTCACGCAGAACGCTTCCTCCGATGAGtcgaccaccaccaccacgggtccagcagcgccagcgccagcgacGGCGGCTGGATCGACGGAGTCTTCTAGCGAGAACATATCCGCACTGAGCCTGGACCAGCTGTGGGAGCAGCTGGAGCGGGTGCGCGACGAGAAGGCCGTGCTGAAGGCCACCATACGCGAGTACGAGTCGCTGTTCGAGGAGCAGAACGGCCGCAAGATGCTGAAGCAGGACCGAAGGTCCCTCGAGACGGAGACCTACGCCCAGTACAAAGAGAAGAAGGGCAAGGTCCGACTGCTGCAGGCCCTGATCAAGAAGCACATTGGCCACTAG
- the LOC4804663 gene encoding protein FAM13A isoform X2 has protein sequence MRHPTTGLNEDDLSRLTGSSSSTASCGSAVSDSSSSSSASSSSSAPKAAPTQCHEAAVAVRQQKSPERTKVSLASDAKKHLNSAAPQPKFNSTYLPEIINPLEWQKSSRKRKERLDSSSVFGQDRKLQRSNSEELLTDPAQGHAPSDPKTAAAHLLEAQCEVIRRVSSEDFERTASYANYCLEFEREQQSQGQSQPQEPEGGENNASLANLSIEVQIVQGSKERPRSETSPARQQREASDDSECEHERRRSSERFCKSRLPPGRKSGVTKKGSGSGGVGGKYLPSRRDEQSAYKYDLSALKYERRGFISSRKQQSQQQQSNSSSSASDHNDNNLIDFHQQQQQLQQQPSKRSSNISPTPTTSSSAGSDDTTPTPVKAKPPQHQQQQNPDLTSAQESLPWERGDEPAPVLSRRYAHSRPHVGGNIDAAAQLAKVMPYPQALPKQATSVQLHGCEDMDCLETMDAVRAFSSLENMRTRDVMQQVLPAMMVAFQTPEERLKAIGRRVTVLKKKLVQLEDALEQRLGYRPSQAERLNDKYVKNALAELSKLRKERHELKTDPIAALSLKLGGGGGAGGSGCQEAAMKLERMKATLAEIEQNLNEKRTNGHRSGQLEELTADQLVQEKTAVQHGLLYFENLYGHPINKEERDAARPLYDRYRQLKRLVARTVMFGTGTGVPELPTILEHEAMVFESTSTPLQYSSNNSTETTNSPSDSMAPNTLTQNASSDESTTTTTGPAAPAPATAAGSTESSSENISALSLDQLWEQLERVRDEKAVLKATIREYESLFEEQNGRKMLKQDRRSLETETYAQYKEKKGKVRLLQALIKKHIGH, from the exons ATGCGCCATCCCACAACTGGGCTGAACGAAGACGACCTGAGTCGTCTCACCGGTTCATCATCGTCTACCGCCTCGTGCGGCAGTGCAGTCTCAgattcatcttcatcatcgtcAGCCTCCTCGTCATCGTCCGCACCCAAGGCGGCCCCCACCCAGTGCCATGAGGCAGCAGTCGCTGTACGCCAGCAGAAGAGTCCCGAAAGGACCAAGGTTTCCTTGGCGTCGGATGCCAAGAAACATCTGAACAGCGCCGCCCCACAGCCAAAGTTCAACTCTACTTATCTCCCTGAGATCATCAATCCGCTGGAATGGCAGAAGTCATCCCGCAAGCGCAAGGAGCGCCTCGACAGCAGCTCTGTCTTTGGACAGGATCGCAAACTGCAGCGCAGCAACAGCGAGGAGCTTCTCACGGATCCAGCACAGGGCCACGCACCCAGCGACCCCAAGACAGCGGCCGCCCACCTGCTGGAGGCCCAATGCGAGGTCATTCGTCGCGTCTCGTCGGAGGACTTTGAGCGCACCGCCAGCTACGCCAACTACTGTCTGGAGTTTGAGCGCGAACAGCAGTCCCAGGGCCAGTCCCAGCCACAGGAGCCGGAGGGCGGCGAGAACAACGCATCGCTGGCCAATCTCTCGATTGAGGTCCAGATCGTTCAGGGATCCAAAGAGCGTCCGCGCTCGGAGACCAGTCCGGCCCGCCAGCAGCGGGAGGCCAGTGACGACAGCGAGTGCGAGCACGAGCGCCGAAGGAGCAGTGAACGCTTCTGTAAGTCCCGTCTGCCACCAGGCCGCAAATCCGGCGTCACCAAGAAGGGCAGCGGTAGCGGAGGAGTCGGAGGCAAGTATCTGCCCTCCAGGCGGGACGAGCAGAGCGCCTATAAGTACGACCTGTCCGCCCTGAAGTACGAGCGTCGCGGtttcatcagcagcaggaagcagcagtcgcaacagcaacagtccAACTCGTCTTCCTCCGCTTCCGATCACAACGACAACAATCTGATCGACttccaccagcaacagcaacagctccagcagcaaccTTCGAAGAGAAGCTCCAACATCtcgcccacacccacaacgAGCTCCTCGGCGGGCAGCGACGACACCACGCCCACACCCGTCAAGGCCAAGCCGccgcagcaccaacagcagcagaacccGGACCTCACATCGGCCCAGGAATCGTTGCCGTGGGAGCGTGGGGATGAGCCCGCCCCCGTGCTAAGCCGACGCTACGCTCACTCCCGACCCCACGTCGGCGGCAACATCGATGCAGCCGCCCAACTGGCCAAGGTGATGCCCTATCCGCAAGCGCTGCCCAAGCAAGCAACCAGCGTGCAGCTGCATGGCTGCGAGGATATGGACTGCCTGGAGACGATGGACGCGGTGCGCGCTTTCAGTTCGCTGGAGAACATGCGCACCCGCGACGTGATGCAGCAGGTGCTCCCCGCCATGATGGTGGCCTTCCAGACGCCGGAGGAGCGCCTCAAGGCCATCGGCCGACGGGTCACCGTGCTCAAGAAGAAGCTCGTCCAGTTGGAGGACGCACTCGAGCAGCGGCTCGGCTATCGCCCCTCGCAGGCAGAGCGCCTCAACGACAAGTACGTGAAGAACGCCTTGGCCGAGCTGAGCAAGCTGCGGAAGGAGCGACACGAGCTCAAGACTGATCCCATTGCTGCCCTCAGCCTCAAGCTGGGCGGAGGTGGCGGTGCCGGCGGCTCCGGGTGCCAGGAGGCGGCCATGAAGCTGGAGCGCATGAAGGCCACCCTCGCTGAAATCGAGCAG AATCTCAACGAGAAGCGCACCAATGGCCACCGCTCCGGGCAGCTGGAGGAACTGACCGCTGATCAACTGGTGCAGGAAAAGACCGCCGTCCAGCATGGTCTGCTGTATTTTGAGAATCTCTACGGCCATCCCATAAACAAGGAAGAGCGCGATGCGGCCCGGCCCCTGTACGATCGTTACCGTCAGCTGAAGCGTCTGGTTGCCCGCACTGTTATGTTCGGAACTGGCACTGGGGTGCCGGAGCTGCCCACCATCCTGGAGCACGAGGCTATGGTCTTCGAGTCGACCTCCACACCACTGCAGTATTCATCGAACAACAGCACAGAGACCACCAACTCACCCAGCGACTCGATGGCGCCAAATACCCTCACGCAGAACGCTTCCTCCGATGAGtcgaccaccaccaccacgggtccagcagcgccagcgccagcgacGGCGGCTGGATCGACGGAGTCTTCTAGCGAGAACATATCCGCACTGAGCCTGGACCAGCTGTGGGAGCAGCTGGAGCGGGTGCGCGACGAGAAGGCCGTGCTGAAGGCCACCATACGCGAGTACGAGTCGCTGTTCGAGGAGCAGAACGGCCGCAAGATGCTGAAGCAGGACCGAAGGTCCCTCGAGACGGAGACCTACGCCCAGTACAAAGAGAAGAAGGGCAAGGTCCGACTGCTGCAGGCCCTGATCAAGAAGCACATTGGCCACTAG